A genome region from Polyodon spathula isolate WHYD16114869_AA chromosome 19, ASM1765450v1, whole genome shotgun sequence includes the following:
- the asb7 gene encoding ankyrin repeat and SOCS box protein 7, translated as MLNHHCRRNPELQEELQIQAAVAAGDVHTVRKMLEQGYSPNGRDANGWTLLHFSAARGKERCVRVFLEHGADPTVKDLIGGFTALHYAAMHGRARIARLMLESEYRSDIINAKSNDGWTPLHVAAHYGRDSFVKLLLEFKAEVDPFSDKGTTPLQLAIIRERSSCVKILLDHNANIDIQNGFLLRYAVIKGNHSYCRMFLQRGADTNLGRLEDGQTPLHLSALRDDVLCARMLHTYGADTTTRNYEGQTPLAVSGSMSGASRPCLDFLQEVTRQPRNLQDLCRIKIRQCIGLQNLKLLEDLPIAKVMKDYLKHKFDNI; from the exons ATGCTAAATCATCACTGTCGAAGGAACCCGGAGCTGCAAGAGGAACTGCAAATTCAGGCCGCTGTTGCAGCAGGGGATGTTCATACCGTGCGCAAAATGCTGGAACAGGGGTACTCCCCGAATGGACGTGATGCCAATGGCTGGACTTTGCTTCACTTTTCAGCAGCAAGAGGCAAGGAGAGATGTGTCCGAGTCTTTCTGGAACATGGAG ctgatcCCACAGTGAAAGACTTAATTGGTGGCTTCACAGCCCTGCATTATGCCGCCATGCATGGCCGGGCACGGATTGCACGCTTGATGTTGGAATCAGAGTACCGAAGTGACATTATCAATGCCAAGAGCAATGATGGGTGGACTCCCCTCCATGTGGCAGCACACTACGGCAGGGACTCGTTTGTCAAGCTCCTGCTGGAGTTCAAGGCTGAGGTCGATCCGTTCAGTGACAAAGGCACCACCCCACTTCAGCTGGCCATTATCAGGGAGCGCTCCAGCTGCGTGAAAATCCTCTTGGACCACAACGCTAACATTGACATCCAGAATGGCTTCCTGCTGCGCTACGCTGTGATCAAAGGCAACCACTCATACTGCCGCATGTTCCTCCAAAGAGGGGCCGACACCAACCTGGGCCGCCTGGAGGACGGGCAGACGCCTCTGCATTTGTCTGCTCTGCGGGACGATGTGCTCTGTGCTCGGATGTTGCACACCTATGGCGCAGATACAACTACCAGAAACTATGAGGGACAGACTCcactggcagtgtctgggagcATGTCTGGAGCTAGCCGGCCTTGTCTTGATTTCCTGCAAGAAGTCACAA GACAACCCAGaaatttgcaggacctgtgtCGAATAAAAATCCGACAGTGTATAGGACTTCAAAATTTAAAACTACTTGAGGACTTGCCTATTGCCAAGGTCATGAAAGACTATTTAAAACACAAGTTTGACAATATCTGA